From Thermoplasma sp. Kam2015, one genomic window encodes:
- a CDS encoding asparagine synthase C-terminal domain-containing protein yields MEYEDAISLLRDILRENIPGHGSLAFSGGLDSTLLMHLSGYNLNPYTVGFRDSHDIKRSEEVSNILGFRLHEIYLDDVKLEDHVEILKNIDGSITRSEIGYELVLSVVLSSTDDDTIVTGQGADELFYGYRRTIESGSNEDQWRKLIDRTLPREKKIAEYYGKEVIAPYLNQSIVKIAMSFDSSYHIRDGQGKAMIRDAARSSGLPEQIYGYKKKAAQYGSGIDRYLKMVNYFSKLI; encoded by the coding sequence GTGGAATACGAAGACGCCATTTCGCTATTGCGAGATATACTGAGAGAAAATATTCCGGGGCATGGATCGCTTGCATTTTCTGGTGGTCTGGACAGTACTCTGCTGATGCATCTCTCCGGGTATAACCTGAATCCATATACCGTGGGTTTCAGAGATTCGCATGATATAAAAAGATCTGAGGAGGTGTCAAATATCCTTGGTTTCAGACTGCATGAGATATACCTGGACGATGTCAAGCTCGAAGATCATGTTGAGATCCTGAAGAACATAGACGGGAGCATAACAAGATCGGAGATCGGTTATGAGCTTGTGCTCTCTGTAGTTCTCTCTTCCACCGATGATGACACCATCGTCACAGGCCAGGGTGCTGATGAACTCTTCTATGGATATAGAAGGACTATAGAATCTGGTAGCAACGAGGATCAGTGGAGGAAACTCATTGATAGAACGCTTCCAAGGGAAAAGAAAATTGCGGAATACTATGGCAAAGAGGTGATCGCGCCATACCTCAATCAGAGTATAGTTAAAATTGCCATGTCCTTCGATTCGTCATACCACATCAGAGACGGACAGGGCAAAGCGATGATAAGGGACGCTGCACGATCTTCCGGACTACCGGAGCAGATCTATGGCTACAAAAAGAAAGCTGCACAGTACGGGTCTGGCATCGATAGGTATCTAAAAATGGTCAATTATTTCTCTAAATTGATCTAA
- a CDS encoding PINc/VapC family ATPase: MNYVPDTSVIVDGRFTQYIQGKEDANVLLPEAMLSEVEHQANEGRSIGFAALEELKKLRSLEREGKISIEIVGERPREWQIKRAKSGEIDEMIRSVALQYDAILVTGDNIQRDVAIIKGINVEYLQPPEKIVKNIEEFFEDTTMSVHLKAGTNPVLKDGKPGSIKYRRLDYILNRSDLENIASNIVKRGKLEADSFIEMDAQGATVVQLKNIRIVITRPPFSDDLEITAVRPVVKLGIDYYELDDKIKERLESSASGILVAGSPGAGKSTFVQALAEFFNARGKIVKTMERPRDLDVSKEITQYTELEGSMEMTGDILLLVRPDYTIFDEMRVTNDFKVYADLRLAGVGMVGVVHATRAIDALQRFIGRIELGLIPQIIDTIIYINNGQVAQVLSTQYTVKIPYGMTQEDLARPVIVVSDLITGKDLYEIYSFGEQIVVVPIKERKESSMSKLAVDRIEDYIKHVIRSDDVEVKMVGDSRAIVRVDPKFIPKLIGRSGKNITEIEKKLGIKIDVEESGSSSERQKAGVEIKNKIIYIDVGHPNKHVRIYLGEVPILQALSSSKGIVRIKLSTEIGNAIYNHIKNGGDIFYSID; this comes from the coding sequence GTGAATTACGTTCCAGATACTTCGGTCATAGTTGATGGTCGGTTTACTCAGTACATACAAGGCAAGGAGGACGCGAATGTACTGCTCCCTGAGGCGATGCTCTCCGAGGTTGAGCATCAGGCAAACGAAGGGCGTTCCATAGGTTTTGCTGCTCTTGAGGAGCTCAAGAAGCTCAGGTCCCTTGAGAGGGAAGGTAAGATAAGCATAGAGATAGTTGGTGAGAGACCGAGGGAATGGCAGATAAAAAGGGCCAAGAGCGGTGAGATCGATGAGATGATCAGGAGCGTTGCGCTGCAATATGATGCAATACTGGTCACAGGCGACAATATACAGAGGGACGTGGCCATAATAAAGGGAATAAATGTGGAGTACCTGCAGCCACCTGAGAAGATAGTCAAGAACATAGAGGAGTTCTTTGAAGATACAACAATGAGTGTGCATCTGAAGGCTGGCACGAACCCCGTCCTGAAGGATGGAAAACCCGGAAGCATAAAATACCGCAGACTTGACTATATACTCAACAGATCCGATCTGGAGAACATAGCCAGCAACATAGTGAAGCGTGGGAAGCTTGAGGCCGATTCCTTCATAGAGATGGATGCACAGGGTGCTACTGTTGTCCAGCTGAAAAATATAAGAATTGTTATAACCAGACCGCCATTCTCAGACGATCTTGAGATAACAGCTGTGAGGCCGGTTGTGAAGCTCGGCATAGATTACTACGAACTCGATGACAAGATAAAGGAGAGGTTGGAGAGCTCAGCCAGCGGTATCCTGGTTGCAGGATCTCCAGGAGCGGGCAAAAGCACATTTGTTCAGGCGCTTGCAGAATTTTTCAATGCGCGTGGAAAGATAGTCAAGACCATGGAGAGACCAAGGGATCTTGACGTCTCAAAGGAGATCACGCAGTATACTGAACTTGAGGGATCTATGGAGATGACTGGGGACATACTGCTGTTGGTCCGCCCGGATTACACGATATTTGATGAGATGCGCGTCACCAACGATTTCAAGGTATATGCTGATCTGCGGCTTGCAGGCGTTGGAATGGTCGGCGTGGTTCATGCGACGCGTGCCATAGATGCCCTTCAGAGGTTCATAGGAAGGATAGAACTAGGCCTTATACCGCAGATAATCGATACCATCATTTACATAAACAACGGACAGGTTGCACAGGTGCTCAGCACGCAGTATACGGTCAAGATACCCTATGGAATGACCCAGGAAGACCTGGCCAGGCCGGTAATAGTTGTATCGGATCTGATAACAGGCAAGGATCTATATGAGATATACAGCTTTGGTGAGCAGATCGTGGTGGTTCCGATCAAGGAAAGGAAGGAATCATCCATGTCAAAGCTTGCTGTCGATCGCATCGAAGATTACATAAAGCACGTAATAAGGAGCGATGATGTGGAGGTTAAAATGGTTGGTGACAGCCGAGCAATAGTACGCGTGGATCCAAAATTTATACCAAAGCTTATAGGCCGAAGCGGGAAGAATATAACAGAGATAGAGAAAAAGCTCGGCATAAAGATCGACGTTGAAGAATCAGGTTCATCCTCTGAAAGGCAGAAGGCCGGCGTGGAGATAAAGAACAAGATAATATACATCGATGTTGGTCATCCTAACAAGCATGTACGCATATACCTTGGCGAAGTTCCAATTCTGCAGGCACTGTCATCGTCAAAAGGTATAGTGAGAATCAAGCTGAGCACTGAGATAGGAAACGCAATATACAATCACATAAAGAACGGCGGCGACATCTTCTATTCCATCGATTGA